The Strongyloides ratti genome assembly S_ratti_ED321, scaffold srae_scaffold0000002 genome has a window encoding:
- a CDS encoding DNA-directed RNA polymerase III subunit RPC1 → MTLIGVDFRAPLRDVKRVQFGVLSPQEIRNMSVCEIEHPEIYDNGKPKQGGLMDPRQGVIDKRGRCMTCAGSMIECPGHFAHIELAKPVFHIGYLTKVLKICRCVCYYCGMLLIDPNDPVAQERLEKTKNSFRNRLTIIYELCKAKNVCAASDSLVKGEEGEVTRGDRRVSCGRYQPNYRRTGLEIWAEWKKLNDDKEERKIPFTAEKAMSILAEIPDEDCSVLGLNPRFARPEWMIVSVLPVPPLCVRPAVVTFGSARNQDDLTHKLSDIIKTNNQLKKSEQTGAARHVIEEDIKLLQYHVATFVDNSIPGIAAATQKSGRPLKSIKQRLKGKEGRIRGNLMGKRVDFSARTVITPDPNLPLDTVGVPRTIAQNMTFPEIVTPFNIDKLQELVNRGDSQYPGAKYIIRENGTRIDLRYHPRAADLHLQPGFKVERHMTDGDIIVFNRQPTLHKMSMMGHRVKVLPWSTFRMNLSVTTPYNADFDGDEMNLHLPQSLETRAEIAEIALVPRQLITPQANKPVMGIVQDTLCAVRMMTKRDVFIDHEKMMDLLMFLPSWDGKIPQPAIIKPKPLWTGKQLFSLIIPGQVNCLRTHSTHPDEEDNGPYKWISPGDTKVLIENGELLSGIICSKTVGKSAGNLIHVVVMELGHEVAAHFYSHIQTVINAWLIGIGHTIGIGDTIADKVTYHNIQNTIRNAKREVLEVIEKAHNDELQPTPGNSLRQTFENQVNRILNDARDRTGGEAQRSLTEFNNLKSMVVSGSKGSKINISQVIACVGQQNVEGKRIPFGFRHRSLPHFFKDDYGPESKGFVENSYLAGLTPAEFFFHAMGGREGLIDTAVKTAETGYIQRRLIKAMESVMVNYDGTVRNSIGQMVQLRYGEDGLAGEWVENQNLPTIKPTNIEFKKRFKLDVGNERMINKWYTENVISDITSSTEAVRLIEEEFATLEKDREVLRKIFPTGDSKVVLPVNLDRLIWNAKKIFHVDVNEPTDLSPITVINKVKTLCNKLVIVQGEDSISKQAQHNATILISSLIRSVLCSRKVAEEHRLSQSAFDWVIGEIESRFNQAIIQPGEMVGALAAQSLGEPATQMTLNTFHYAGVSAKNVTLGVPRLKEIINVSKNPKTPSLTVFLKGAAAKDAECAKDVLCKLEHTNLKKVTANTSIHYDPDPKDTVVEADRDWVPVFYDINEKDTTNCNPWVLRLELDSRKMTDNKLTMEMVASKINAGFGDDLDIIYSDDNADQLVVRIRIIKGSSSESEDSGQMSDEILLRYIEHNLLTDLSLQGIDVISKVYMHKPTTDDKKRVILTPEGGFQKISEWILETDGTALQRVLSEENIDATRTTSNDICEIFQVLGIEAVRKAIEREMNNVISFDGSYVNYRHLALLCDVMTAKGHLMAITRHGINRQEVGALMRCSFEETVDILMEASIHAECDPVKGVSENIMLGQLARAGTGCFDLVLDSEKCKLGMEIQSNIMIGGDTYFAGSSVMSPSTYAQSPQQTPWNSGVTPGWEGGAAWSPHGSGGMTPGGAGFSPSTSDSGFSPSYGGDYGSGGFSPVGGMSPGGALSPKYEDGIGSGGYSPASPNYSPTSPSYSPTSPSYSPGGISPMYSPTSPSYSPTSPSYSPTSPSYSPTSPSYSPTSPSYSPTSPSYSPTSPSYSPTSPSYSPTSPSYSPTSPSYSPSSPAYSPGGTSPAYSPTSPSYSPTSPSYSPSSPAYSPGGTSPAYSPTSPSYSPSSPIYSPGGTSPAYSPTSPTYSPSSPSYSPGGASPMYSPTSPSYSPMMKKKDDMY, encoded by the exons ATGACTCTCATAGGTGTTGATTTTCGAGCTCCACTTCGGGATGTCAAACGAGTTCAATTTGGTGTTTTATCTCCTCAGGAAATT CGGAATATGTCTGTTTGTGAAATAGAACATCCCGAAATTTACGATAATGGTAAACCTAAACAGGGTGGACTTATGGATCCTCGTCAAGGTGTTATTGATAAAAGAGGACGATGTATGACATGTGCTGGATCCATGATTGAATGCCCTGGTCATTTTGCCCATATTGAATTGGCAAAACCTGTTTTTCATATTGGTTATCTTACAAAAGTATTGAAAATTTGTAGATGTGTTTGTTATTATTGTGGCATGCTTCTCATTGATCCTAATGATCCAGTTGCTCAGGAAAGATtagaaaaaacaaaaaatagttttagaAATAGACTAACAATTATATATGAGTTATGTAAAGCAAAAAATGTATGTGCTGCTTCAGACTCGTTAGTAAAAGGTGAAGAAGGTGAAGTAACACGCGGAGACAGAAGAGTATCATGTGGTAGGTATCAACCTAATTATCGAAGAACTGGTCTCGAAATTTGGGCTGAATGGAAGAAATTAAACGATGATAAAGAAGAAAGAAAGATACCTTTTACTGCAGAAAAAGCTATGTCTATATTAGCAGAAATTCCAGATGAAGATTGTTCTGTTCTGGGTTTAAATCCACGTTTTGCAAGACCTGAATGGATGATTGTTTCAGTTTTGCCTGTTCCTCCACTCTGTGTTCGTCCAGCAGTTGTTACTTTTGGATCAGCAAGAAATCAAGATGATCTCACACATAAATTATctgatattattaaaactaacaatcaattaaaaaaaagtgaacAAACTGGTGCTGCTAGACATGTAATTGAAGAAGATATTAAATTACTTCAATATCATGTTGCTACTTTTGTTGATAACTCTATTCCTGGTATTGCTGCTGCTACACAAAAATCTGGGCGTCCATTAAAGTCTATCAAACAAAGGTTGAAAGGTAAAGAAGGTCGTATTCGTGGAAATTTGATGGGTAAACGTGTTGATTTTTCTGCTCGTACAGTTATTACACCAGATCCAAATTTACCACTTGATACTGTTGGTGTTCCAAGAACAATTGCTCAAAATATGACATTTCCTGAGATTGTTACACcttttaatattgataaattacaAGAATTGGTAAATAGAGGTGATTCTCAATATCCTGGtgcaaaatatattattcgTGAGAATGGAACAAGAATTGACTTAAGATATCATCCAAGAGCTGCTGATTTACATTTGCAACCAGGTTTTAAAGTCGAAAGACATATGACTGATGGtgatattattgtttttaatcgTCAACCAACACTTCACAAAATGAGTATGATGGGGCATAGAGTTAAAGTTTTACCTTGGTCAACATTTCGTATGAATCTTTCTGTAACAACTCCTTATAATGCTGATTTTGATGGTGATGAAATGAATCTTCATTTACCTCAATCTTTAGAAACTAGAGCAGAAATTGCTGAAATTGCTCTTGTACCAAGACAATTAATTACTCCACAGGCTAATAAACCTGTTATGGGTATTGTCCAAGATACACTTTGTGCTGTTAGAATGATGACTAAAAGAGATGTATTTATTGATCATGAAAAAATGATGGATTTATTGATGTTTTTACCATCATGGGATGGTAAAATTCCTCAACCTGCTATAATTAAACCAAAACCATTATGGACAggaaaacaattattttcattaattattcCTGGACAAGTAAATTGTCTTCGTACTCATTCAACACATCCTGATGAAGAAGATAATGGACCATATAAATGGATATCTCCTGGTGATACTAAAgtattaattgaaaatggAGAATTACTCTCTGGAATTATTTGTTCAAAAACAGTTGGTAAATCAGCTGGAAATCTTATTCATGTAGTTGTTATGGAACTTGGTCATGAAGTAGCAGCTCATTTTTATTCACACATTCAAACAGTTATCAATGCATGGCTTATTGGAATAGGACATACAATTGGTATAGGTGATACAATTGCTGATAAAGTTACATATcataatattcaaaatacTATTAGAAATGCAAAAAGAGAAGTCTTAGAAGTTATTGAAAAAGCTCACAATGATGAGTTACAACCAACTCCAGGTAATTCTTTAAGACAAACATTTGAAAATCAGGTTAATCGTATTTTGAATGATGCTCGTGATAGAACTGGTGGTGAAGCACAACGTTCTTTAACGGAATTTAATAATCTTAAATCTATGGTCGTTTCCGGTTCAAAAGgttctaaaattaatatttcacAGGTTATTGCTTGTGTAGGACAGCAGAACGTTGAAGGTAAACGTATTCCATTTGGTTTTAGACATCGTAGTTTACCACATTTCTTCAAAGATGATTATGGACCAGAATCTAAAGGTTTTGTAGAAAATTCATATCTTGCTGGTTTAACACCTGCTGAATTTTTCTTCCATGCTATGGGAGGTAGAGAAGGTCTTATTGATACTGCTGTCAAAACCGCTGAAACGGGTTACATTCAACGTAGATTGATAAAAGCTATGGAAAGTGTAATGGTTAATTATGATGGAACTGTAAGAAACTCAATTGGTCAAATGGTTCAATTACGTTATGGTGAGGATGGTCTTGCTGGAGAATGGGTAGAAAATCAAAATCTTCCAACTATTAAACCAACTAACatagaatttaaaaagagATTTAAGTTAGATGTTGGTAATGAaagaatgataaataaatggTATACTGAAAATGTCATTTCTGATATTACATCTTCAACAGAAGCAGTAAGATTGATAGAAGAAGAATTTGCTACACTAGAAAAAGATCGTGaagttttaagaaaaatCTTTCCAACAGGTGATTCTAAAGTTGTATTACCAGTTAATTTGGATCGTCTTATTTGGAATGCTAAAAAGATATTTCATGTTGATGTTAATGAACCAACTGATTTGTCACCAATTACagttattaataaagttaaaacaCTATGTAATAAACTTGTTATTGTTCAAGGTGAAGATTCAATATCTAAACAAGCTCAACATAATGCCactattttaatttcatcaCTTATTAGATCTGTTTTATGTTCTCGAAAGGTTGCTGAAGAACATAGACTTAGTCAATCTGCTTTTGATTGGGTTATTGGTGAAATAGAATCTCGTTTTAATCAGGCAATTATTCAACCAGGTGAAATGGTTGGAGCTTTAGCTGCACAATCTCTTGGTGAACCTGCAACTCAAATGACATTGAATACTTTCCATTATGCTGGTGTATCTGCTAAAAACGTAACATTAGGTGTACCTCGTCTTAAGgaaattattaatgtatCGAAAAATCCCAAAACTCCTTCATTAACAGTATTTCTTAAAGGTGCAGCTGCAAAAGATGCAGAGTGTGCTAAGGATGTTCTTTGTAAACTTGAACATAcaaatttgaaaaaagttaCTGCTAACACATCAATTCATTATGATCCTGATCCAAAGGACACTGTTGTTGAAGCTGATAGAGATTGGGTTCCTgtattttatgatattaatgaaaaagataCAACCAATTGTAATCCTTGGGTACTTCGTTTAGAATTGGATAGTAGGAAAATGACTGATAACAAATTAACAATGGAAATGGTAGCTAGTAAAATTAATGCTGGTTTTGGTGATGATCTCGATATTATATATTCTGATGATAACGCTGATCAACTTGTTGTTCGtattagaattattaaaGGTAGTAGTTCTGAAAGTGAAGATAGTGGACAAATGTCtgatgaaattttattaagataTATTGAACATAATTTATTGACAGATTTATCATTACAAGGAATTGATGTTATTTCAAAAGTATATATGCATAAACCAACAACAGATGACAAAAAACGAGTTATATTGACACCTGAAGGTGGATTCCAAAAAATTAGTGAATGGATTCTTGAAACTGATGGTACTGCTCTTCAACGTGTACTTTCAGAAGAAAACATTGATGCAACTAGAACAACATCTAATGACATTTGTGAGATTTTCCAAGTACTTGGAATAGAAGCTGTTCGTAAAGCTATTGAGCGTGAAATGAATAATGTAATATCATTTGATGGATCTTATGTCAATTATAGACATTTGGCGTTACTTTGTGATGTAATGACAGCAAAAGGACATTTAATGGCTATCACACGTCATGGAATTAATAGACAGGAAGTTGGTGCTCTTATGCGTTGCTCATTTGAAGAGACAGTTGATATTTTGATGGAAGCTTCTATTCATGCTGAATGTGATCCTGTTAAAGGTGTATctgaaaatattatgttgGGACAATTAGCAAGAGCAGGAACAGGATGTTTTGATCTTGTTTTAGATAGTGAAAAATGTAAACTTGGTATGGAAATTCAATCAAATATTATGATTGGGGGTGATACATACTTTGCTGGTAGTTCTGTTATGTCACCATCAACTTATGCACAATCTCCACAACAAACACCATGGAATAGTGGAGTTACTCCAGGATGGGAAGGAGGTGCTGCTTGGTCACCACATGGTAGTGGTGGAATGACACCTGGTGGTGCTGGATTTTCACCTTCAACTTCTGATAGTGGATTTAGTCCTAGTTATGGTGGTGATTATGGATCAGGTGGATTTTCTCCAGTTGGTGGCATGAGTCCAGGAGGAGCATTATCACCAAAATATGAAGATGGAATAGGTTCAGGAGGTTATAGTCCTGCTTCTCCAAATTATTCTCCGACAAGTCCAAGT tATTCACCAACTTCACCAAGTTACAGTCCTGGTGGAATATCACCAATGTATTCACCAACATCTCCAAGTTATTCACCAACTTCTCCAAGTTACTCTCCAACATCTCCAAGTTATTCACCAACTTCTCCAAGTTACTCTCCAACATCTCCAAGTTATTCTCCAACTTCTCCAAGTTACTCACCAACATCTCCAAGTTATTCTCCAACTTCTCCAAGTTATTCACCTACATCTCCAAGTTACTCTCCAACATCTCCAAGTTATTCGCCATCATCACCAGCTTATAGTCCTGGAGGTACATCACCAGCCTATAGCCCAACGAGTCCCAGTTATTCACCAACTTCACCAAGTTATTCTCCATCATCTCCTGCATATAGTCCTGGTGGTACATCACCAGCTTATAGTCCTACCAGTCCAAGTTATTCACCATCTTCACCAATTTATAGTCCTGGTGGAACATCACCTGCATATAGCCCTACAAGTCCAACTTATTCACCTTCATCACCATCATATAGTCCTGGAGGAGCTTCACCTATGTACTCACCTACAAGTCCAAGTTATTCACCTATgatgaaaaagaaagatGATATGTATTAA
- a CDS encoding CRIB domain and Protein kinase domain and Serine/threonine-/dual specificity protein kinase,catalytic domain and Protein kinase-like domain-containing protein → MYSNYTSFGNSNTNGSNNSNIHHRFIDVKDYQSNKDGSSNTSLKNSGSSKSKLKAFVAGKKSKAKDKISDKPIISLPSNFEHTVHVGYDPSTGEFTGMPQHWAILLQNSQISKQEQQQNPQAVLDALKYYTQKDNSTQKWLRFDDNQYDNFRDSSTVSPSSSYTQFNYTSKTEPVHKKSLPITPSSPFMNKSFNSGYKIQNSSSIGYSSSNGMESSLQKQPNYSTLSSCHNFKISNNCSLPPNYQQKSTLSSYNVNSSLTNLQNQKLTNTFDNMSIKKKDSFSVSSNSSVSECDASLVTGGKGDLSSTPTNTSMTSKLSFLNNDNSRPPPPIPERPPRTLSIYTKPKDDDEKNPSNVTVSGGFGKDTKREVSQRKKKLSDAEVLARLRSIVTIGNPDRRYQKVDKIGSGASGSVYTAIEISTGAEVAIKEMNLSQQPKKDLIINEILVMRENKHPNIVNYLDSYLVGDDLWVIMEYLAGGSLTDVVTECQMEEGMIAGVCREVLQALEFLHSRHVIHRDIKSDNILLGMDGSVKLTDFGFCAQISPEQNKRTTMVGTPYWMAPEVVTRKQYGPSVDCWSLGIMAIEMVEGEPPYLNENPLRAIYLIATNGKPDFPSRESLSLPFRDFIDRALEVNVDKRYSASELLKHNFLKCAQPLSGLQYLIVAAKRSIAASNG, encoded by the exons ATGTATTCGAATTATACAAGTTTTGGAAATTCAAATACAAATGGTAGtaataattcaaatataCATCATAGATTTATTGATGTTAAAGATTATCAATCAAACAAAGATG GATCAAGCAATacttcattaaaaaatagtgGTAGTagtaaaagtaaattaaaagCATTTGTGGCAGGAAAAA aatcaaaagcaaaagataaaatttcaGATAAACCTATTATTTCATTACCATCCAATTTTGAACATACTGTTCATGTTGGTTATGATCCTAGTACTGGTGAGTTTACTGGAATGCCACAACACTGGGCAATTTTGTTGCAAAATTCTCAAATTTCAAAACAAGAACAACAACAAAATCCACAAGCAGTTTTAGATGcactaaaatattatacacAAAAAGACAATAGTACACAGAAGTGGCTTCGTTTTGATGACAAtcaatatgataattttcgGGATAGCTCAACAGTATCTCCAAGTTCTAGTTATACGcaatttaattatacttCAAAAACTGAACCTGTAcataaaaaatctttaccTATTACACCATCATCACcttttatgaataaaagttttaatagtggttataaaattcaaaataGTTCAAGCATTGGTTATTCTAGTTCAAATGGAATGGAATCAAGTTTGCAAAAACAGCCAAATTATTCAACATTATCTTCATgccataattttaaaatatcaaataattgtAGTCTTCCTCCTaattatcaacaaaaatCTACATTGTCATCATACAATGTTAATTCATCATTAACAAATTtacaaaatcaaaaattgactaatacttttgataatatgtctattaaaaaaaaagattcatTTTCTGTTAGTTCTAATTCATCGGTTAGTGAATGTGATGCATCACTAGTGACGGGTGGAAAAGGAGATTTATCATCAACACCCACAAATACATCAATGACTTCtaaattatcatttcttaataatgataatagtAGACCACCTCCACCAATTCCAGAAAGGCCACCAAGAACTCTTTCAATATACACAAAACCAAAAgatgatgatgaaaaaaatccTTCTAATGTAACAGTTTCTGGTGGTTTTGGTAAAGATACTAAAAGAGAAGTTTCacaaaggaaaaaaaaacttagtGATGCTGAGGTATTAGCACGTCTTAGATCAATTGTTACAATAGGAAATCCTGATAGAAGGTATCAAAAGGTAGATAAAATTGGAAGTGGTGCATCGGGATCTGTTTATACGGCAATTGAAATTAGTACAGGTGCTGAAGTTGCtataaaagaaatgaatTTATCACAACAACCAAAGAaagatttaattataaatgaaattttagtAATGCGGGAAAATAAACACccaaatattgtaaattatttagaCAGTTATTTAGTCGGTGATGATCTTTGGGTTATAATGGAATATTTAGCTGGTGGAAGTTTGACGGACGTTGTTACAGAATGTCAAATGGAAGAAGGCATGATTGCTGGTGTGTGTAGAGAAGTTTTACAAGCATTAGAATTTTTACATTCTAGACATGTTATTCATAGAGATATAAAAtcagataatattttattaggtATGGATGGTTCTGTTAAATTGACTGATTTTGGTTTTTGTGCTCAGATTTCACCAgaacaaaataaaagaacAACTATGGTAGGTACACCTTATTGGATGGCACCTGAAGTAGTCACAAGAAAACAGTATGGACCTTCTGTTGATTGTTGGTCTTTGGGAATTATGGCTATTGAGATGGTTGAAGGTGAACCTccatatttaaatgaaaatccTTTAAGAGCAATTTATCTTATAGCCACTAATGGAAAACCTGATTTTCCATCACGCGAATCTTTATCACTTCCTTTTAGAGATTTTATTGATAGAGCATTAGAAGTTAATGTTGATAAAAGATACTCAGCAAGTGAATTGTTAAAacacaattttttaaaatgcgCACAACCATTAAGTGGTTTGCAGTATCTTATTGTAGCAGCAAAAAGGAGCATTGCTGCTTCAAATGGATAA
- a CDS encoding Hydroxyacyl-coenzyme A dehydrogenase,mitochondrial — translation MLLSKLFTRSISTTKLNLMKDVKKVTIIGSGLMGSGIAQVSAQVNMNVTLVDKDEKALEKAKTIISKSIDRVAKKKFGDNSDEKNAFVMGTLNNIKYTTDMKKAVTDTDLVIEAIVENLSVKQNLFKDIEEVAKSDTIITTNTSSLCLSDIGENLKNKQNFGGLHFFNPVPVMKLLEVVRTPQTSQETMDALLEFGKKIGKSTVKCKDTPGFIVNRLLVPYMFQAIEMYERGDASKEDIDIAMKLGAGYPMGPFELIDYVGLDTAKFIMDGWIKKYPNEPSFKASPLLNKLVSEGNLGRKTGKGFYTY, via the coding sequence ATGTTACTATCTAAATTATTCACCCGTTCTATTTCAACTACTAAATTGAATCTTATGAAAGACGTTAAAAAAGTTACCATTATTGGTTCTGGTTTAATGGGATCTGGAATAGCCCAAGTTTCTGCTCAAGTTAATATGAATGTAACTCTCGTTGATAAAGATGAAAAAGCACTAGAAAAAGCTAAAACAATCATTTCAAAGTCTATTGATCGTgtagcaaaaaaaaagtttggtGATAATAGCGATGAGAAAAATGCTTTTGTTATGGgtacattaaataatattaaatatacaacAGATATGAAAAAGGCTGTCACTGATACTGATCTTGTCATTGAAGCTATTGTTGAAAATTTAAGtgttaaacaaaatttatttaaggATATTGAAGAAGTAGCTAAAAGTGATACTATTATTACAACAAATACTTCTTCATTATGTCTTTCTGATATAGGggaaaatttgaaaaataaacaaaattttggtggacttcatttttttaatccaGTTCCAGTTATGAAATTATTAGAAGTTGTAAGAACTCCACAAACTTCACAAGAAACAATGGATGCTTTACTTGAATTTGGTAAAAAGATTGGTAAAAGTACTGTTAAATGTAAAGATACTCCTGGATTTATTGTCAATAGATTACTTGTTCCATATATGTTTCAAGCTATTGAGATGTATGAACGTGGAGATGCTTCTAAGGAAGATATTGATATTGCAATGAAACTTGGTGCAGGATATCCAATGGGTCCATTTGAATTAATTGATTATGTTGGTTTGGACACAGCAAAATTTATTATGGATGGTtggattaaaaaatatccaAATGAACCATCATTTAAAGCATCTCCTTTACTAAACAAACTTGTTTCTGAAGGAAATTTAGGAAGAAAAACTGGAAAAGgtttttatacttattag